The Peribacillus simplex genome contains a region encoding:
- a CDS encoding L,D-transpeptidase family protein gives MKKLIVFILIFAFSFVGFSKTSDAAARQLIIINKANNQLAYYENDKLVRVFSVATGKKASYTPEGKFKVVTKIVNRPYYKGNIRGGDPKNPLGKRWLGINARNTPGNTYAIHGNNDPTTIGKYISAGCIRMYNNDVQWLYDRVKMNTAVLIASSNKSFATIAAANGYKVSGSVSLPVNTSASLKKGSSGPQVIELQKRLTKLGYSTKGVDGAFGKNTESAVKKFQKSKKLTSDGVVGPKTKKALGLK, from the coding sequence ATGAAAAAATTAATAGTATTTATATTAATATTCGCTTTTAGTTTTGTTGGGTTCAGTAAAACTTCAGATGCGGCAGCTCGACAACTGATTATCATCAATAAAGCCAATAATCAGCTTGCCTATTACGAAAATGATAAATTGGTGAGGGTATTCAGCGTGGCGACAGGAAAAAAAGCCTCTTACACTCCTGAAGGAAAGTTCAAGGTAGTGACAAAGATTGTGAATCGTCCCTATTATAAAGGCAACATTAGAGGCGGAGACCCAAAAAACCCACTAGGTAAAAGATGGCTGGGAATCAATGCAAGGAATACACCAGGAAATACGTACGCAATACATGGCAATAATGATCCTACCACTATTGGGAAATATATAAGTGCCGGTTGTATTCGTATGTATAACAATGATGTTCAATGGCTGTACGATCGGGTGAAAATGAACACTGCAGTGTTGATCGCCAGTTCGAATAAATCATTTGCCACCATTGCTGCCGCTAATGGATATAAAGTGAGCGGATCTGTGAGCCTACCTGTAAATACCAGCGCTTCCCTGAAGAAAGGAAGCAGTGGCCCCCAAGTAATTGAACTGCAAAAAAGGTTAACTAAACTTGGATACAGTACAAAAGGAGTAGATGGGGCATTTGGAAAAAACACCGAATCTGCTGTTAAGAAATTTCAAAAATCCAAAAAACTCACTTCTGACGGGGTCGTTGGACCAAAAACGAAAAAAGCGCTTGGACTTAAATAA
- a CDS encoding YueI family protein encodes MSRLKVEDYLEQGIHGPKEIKPGERREFLGTLRERVVIVLKKSQVFETNVYPEIEQLMKQHPHSNLFLNGQMDYQYLGKYIKLAMSHNIPYKIVLNKDHNSGLGLVLAEINAINKEEIYIEKQYHAQQVIKKKSFKAFFKRIVKKLLNKR; translated from the coding sequence TTGTCACGCCTAAAGGTGGAGGACTATCTAGAACAAGGCATCCATGGTCCAAAAGAAATCAAGCCTGGTGAACGTAGGGAATTTCTGGGCACATTACGGGAGCGCGTCGTCATCGTCCTAAAAAAAAGCCAAGTCTTTGAAACGAATGTATATCCGGAGATAGAGCAATTGATGAAGCAGCATCCCCATTCAAATTTGTTTTTAAATGGTCAGATGGACTATCAATATTTAGGGAAATATATAAAATTGGCAATGAGTCATAATATTCCTTACAAAATTGTGCTAAACAAAGATCATAACTCCGGTTTGGGTCTGGTATTAGCAGAAATTAATGCCATAAACAAAGAAGAAATTTATATCGAGAAGCAATATCATGCACAGCAAGTTATCAAAAAGAAAAGCTTTAAAGCTTTTTTTAAACGCATTGTTAAAAAATTATTAAACAAACGTTGA